A stretch of Citrobacter amalonaticus Y19 DNA encodes these proteins:
- a CDS encoding efflux transporter outer membrane subunit — MEHAKTCQRPISLERRLAATYLVAGLVTAGLAGCAAGPDFQRPTAPDVARYTATPVADRTVSAPTQFGETQRLVEGLPIETQWWQSLGSSALDGLINEAFHVSPTLASISANLRQAQELLAAQAGSTQYPQVDVALGSQRQQMSPSSQGLSGDARQFSLYNASVGVHYNLDLAGGNRRALEALAARADYRRFELNAARLALAGNMATAAITRARLAAQLETTTAILRVQDEQLRLAHERVRIGQASPDEALSLQAQAEQTRAELPALRKQLQQTEHLLAVLAGRAPGTGGIPAFTLVDFTLPVEMPLVVPSELVRRRPDIQASEALLHAANADYGVAVAKLYPQINLSANLGSQALTTGALFGGGSAVWGLVAQLTQPLFNPGLPAEKRAALAAFDAAVANYQSVVLESLRNVADTLRAVESDAQTLTALAAADMAAQASLQSVERQYRLGATSYLQLLIAQQQAQSIRINMVAVQAQRLVDSVALYQALGGGVS, encoded by the coding sequence ATGGAGCACGCTAAAACATGCCAGCGCCCCATCAGCCTCGAAAGACGGCTTGCGGCAACTTACCTGGTAGCTGGTCTGGTCACCGCCGGTCTGGCCGGCTGCGCCGCCGGCCCTGATTTTCAGCGTCCCACCGCACCCGATGTGGCTCGCTACACTGCAACACCGGTAGCTGATAGAACCGTGTCCGCTCCCACGCAGTTCGGCGAAACACAACGTCTAGTCGAAGGGCTTCCGATCGAAACGCAATGGTGGCAAAGCTTGGGTTCATCCGCACTCGACGGACTGATAAACGAAGCTTTCCATGTCAGCCCGACGCTGGCGAGCATCAGCGCCAATTTGCGACAGGCGCAGGAGCTTCTTGCCGCACAGGCGGGCTCGACGCAATATCCACAGGTAGATGTCGCACTGGGATCTCAGCGCCAGCAAATGAGTCCCAGTAGCCAAGGGTTGAGCGGAGACGCACGTCAATTCAGCCTCTACAACGCCAGCGTTGGCGTGCATTACAACCTCGATCTGGCTGGCGGCAACCGGCGCGCACTCGAAGCCTTGGCTGCTCGCGCCGACTACCGTCGCTTCGAACTGAATGCTGCGCGCCTGGCCCTTGCCGGCAACATGGCAACCGCTGCCATTACCCGAGCACGCCTCGCCGCGCAACTAGAAACCACTACTGCCATTTTGCGCGTGCAGGATGAGCAACTGCGCCTAGCCCATGAACGCGTGCGTATCGGTCAGGCCTCACCTGATGAAGCGTTGAGCCTACAAGCTCAGGCGGAGCAAACGCGGGCAGAACTGCCTGCGCTGCGTAAACAACTGCAACAAACCGAACATCTACTGGCGGTGCTAGCCGGTCGTGCCCCAGGCACGGGTGGCATCCCGGCCTTCACTCTGGTCGATTTCACTCTACCCGTCGAGATGCCGCTCGTCGTGCCCTCAGAACTGGTGCGCCGCCGACCGGATATCCAGGCGTCAGAGGCGCTGTTGCATGCGGCCAATGCAGACTATGGTGTGGCTGTCGCCAAGCTCTACCCACAGATCAACCTGAGCGCCAACCTTGGTTCTCAGGCGCTGACCACCGGTGCCCTGTTCGGTGGTGGCTCGGCAGTGTGGGGCCTGGTTGCGCAGCTCACCCAGCCTCTTTTTAATCCAGGGCTACCCGCTGAAAAAAGAGCGGCGCTCGCCGCTTTTGATGCCGCCGTAGCCAATTACCAGAGCGTCGTATTGGAGTCTTTGCGTAACGTCGCCGACACCCTGCGCGCGGTAGAAAGCGATGCACAAACTTTGACTGCCCTCGCTGCCGCTGATATGGCTGCACAGGCCTCCTTGCAGTCGGTCGAGCGGCAATACCGGCTGGGCGCGACCAGCTACCTGCAACTGCTCATCGCGCAGCAACAGGCACAGTCAATCCGGATCAATATGGTTGCGGTCCAGGCACAACGCCTAGTCGATAGTGTTGCTTTATATCAGGCCCTGGGAGGTGGTGTCAGTTAA
- a CDS encoding recombinase family protein, with protein sequence MQGQRIGYVRVSSFDQNPDRQLEQIEVGKVFTDKASGKDTQRPELERLLAFVREGDTVVVHSMDRLARNLDDLRRIVQGLTQRGVRMEFVKEGLTFTGEDSPMANLMLSVMGAFAEFERALIRERQREGIVLAKQRGAYRGRKKSLNSEQIAELKRRVAAGEQKTLVARDFGISRETLYQYLRED encoded by the coding sequence TTGCAAGGTCAACGTATCGGCTACGTTCGCGTCAGCAGCTTCGACCAGAATCCTGATCGACAACTGGAACAAATAGAAGTCGGCAAGGTATTCACCGATAAGGCTTCAGGCAAGGACACACAACGTCCCGAACTTGAAAGGCTGCTGGCCTTCGTCCGCGAGGGCGACACCGTGGTGGTGCATAGCATGGACAGGTTGGCACGCAACCTTGATGACCTGCGCCGCATCGTCCAAGGGCTGACACAACGGGGCGTGCGCATGGAGTTCGTCAAAGAAGGGCTAACGTTCACCGGCGAGGACTCACCGATGGCCAATCTGATGCTGTCGGTCATGGGAGCCTTTGCTGAGTTCGAGCGCGCTCTGATCCGCGAACGTCAGCGCGAGGGAATCGTGCTGGCTAAGCAGCGCGGGGCCTACCGGGGACGAAAGAAATCGCTGAACAGCGAACAAATTGCCGAGTTGAAACGGCGAGTTGCGGCAGGCGAGCAGAAAACCTTGGTGGCCCGTGACTTCGGCATCAGCCGCGAAACCTTGTACCAGTACCTGCGGGAAGACTGA